Proteins encoded within one genomic window of Amycolatopsis sp. 2-15:
- a CDS encoding 2,3-butanediol dehydrogenase, with protein MRAAVFHDKHDIRVEDIPEPTAVGARQVRVRPYLCGICGTDLHEYAAGPIVIPTSPHPLSHAAAPQVLGHEFSGQVLEIGAEVTGVRVGDRVSVMPLIYCGHCYYCRRGLNHLCPRMACTGLSWDGGGISEQVVVPEHQISVLPESVSDVQGALVEPAAVAAYGVDRTGFTSGDSVLITGAGPIGALAALYAHASGAAQIFVSEPNARRRALLDALGVATVLDPLAEDVPEAVRALTGGIGADVAAECSGSEAGLATALVSLRSHGTATQVGLHVRPATIDPMALSQRDLSLVGTWCYPVYDFPRIISLVATGRFPVERVLTEVIAVDDVVTGGFDRLLDPEGDAQKLLVKVG; from the coding sequence ATGCGCGCCGCGGTCTTCCACGACAAGCACGACATCCGGGTCGAGGACATCCCGGAGCCGACCGCGGTCGGTGCGCGGCAAGTGCGCGTCCGGCCCTACCTGTGCGGGATCTGTGGCACCGACCTGCACGAGTACGCGGCCGGGCCGATCGTCATCCCGACCAGCCCGCACCCGCTCTCGCACGCCGCGGCGCCGCAGGTGCTCGGGCACGAGTTCTCCGGGCAGGTGCTGGAAATCGGCGCCGAGGTCACCGGGGTTCGCGTCGGCGACCGGGTCTCGGTGATGCCGTTGATCTACTGTGGACACTGCTACTACTGCCGCCGCGGGCTCAACCACCTGTGCCCGCGGATGGCCTGCACGGGACTGAGCTGGGACGGCGGCGGGATCAGTGAGCAGGTGGTGGTCCCGGAGCACCAGATCTCGGTGCTGCCGGAATCGGTGTCGGACGTGCAGGGCGCGCTGGTCGAGCCGGCCGCAGTCGCCGCGTACGGCGTCGACCGCACCGGCTTCACCTCCGGCGACAGCGTTCTGATCACCGGCGCCGGGCCGATCGGCGCGCTCGCCGCGCTGTACGCGCACGCGTCGGGCGCGGCGCAGATCTTCGTGAGCGAGCCCAACGCGCGCCGCCGGGCCCTGCTCGACGCGCTCGGGGTGGCGACCGTGCTCGACCCGCTGGCCGAGGACGTGCCGGAGGCGGTCCGCGCGCTCACCGGCGGGATCGGGGCCGACGTCGCCGCGGAGTGCTCCGGCTCGGAGGCCGGCCTCGCCACGGCGCTGGTCAGCCTGCGTTCCCACGGCACCGCGACGCAGGTGGGCCTGCACGTCCGGCCCGCCACGATCGACCCGATGGCCTTGTCTCAGCGCGATCTGAGCCTGGTCGGCACCTGGTGCTACCCGGTGTACGACTTCCCCCGCATCATTTCGCTCGTCGCGACCGGCCGCTTTCCGGTGGAGCGCGTGCTCACCGAGGTGATCGCGGTCGACGACGTCGTCACCGGCGGGTTCGACCGGCTGCTCGACCCCGAAGGCGACGCGCAGAAGCTGCTCGTCAAGGTCGGCTGA
- a CDS encoding ABC transporter permease, whose amino-acid sequence MSDTTRGSVVVTQSAPSPAPASGTTRPPGRPSLWRQTTAQRASRGLVTILVATALLFLVSLLLQPESLGRSSLQGMLPFAAVLAVVALGQTLVVQQAGIDLSVPGTVSLSVIIVTHYPAGDNGKLLPAVLLAYVAALAAGLLNGLVVSRLGMSAIVTSLGTNALLYAAVLGVSGGSPVTTTDTLHSLVTGRFLGLPYAVYIAIVLVAVTGFAMKRTVPGRRFEAVGDNPEAAGLAGLRVRRHQLAAYVWASLLYGTAGILLAGIVTTPGAFQGDTLLLPSVAAVVLGGTSLLGGKGSPVASAIAALFLSQLDQFVLTLGVSAATNNIVQALALAAGVAVYTVNWAAVRGWFRRVPAPRTQQ is encoded by the coding sequence ATGAGCGACACGACAAGGGGTTCCGTGGTCGTCACACAGTCGGCCCCGTCGCCCGCCCCGGCTTCGGGGACCACCCGCCCGCCCGGCCGGCCGAGCCTCTGGCGGCAGACGACGGCACAGCGTGCCTCGCGCGGACTGGTGACGATCCTCGTCGCGACCGCGCTGCTGTTCCTCGTCAGCCTGCTGCTGCAGCCCGAGAGCCTGGGGCGCAGCTCGCTGCAGGGGATGCTGCCTTTCGCCGCGGTGCTCGCCGTGGTCGCGCTCGGGCAGACGCTGGTCGTGCAGCAGGCGGGGATCGACCTGTCGGTGCCCGGCACCGTGTCCCTGAGCGTGATCATCGTGACGCACTACCCCGCCGGGGACAACGGGAAGCTGCTTCCCGCGGTGCTGCTCGCCTACGTCGCGGCGCTGGCGGCGGGGCTGCTCAACGGTCTGGTGGTGAGCCGGCTCGGGATGTCGGCGATCGTCACCTCCTTGGGCACCAACGCTTTGCTCTACGCGGCGGTGCTCGGGGTCTCGGGCGGCTCGCCGGTGACGACCACGGATACGTTGCACTCGCTCGTCACCGGCCGCTTCCTCGGTTTGCCGTACGCGGTTTACATCGCCATCGTCCTCGTCGCGGTGACCGGCTTCGCGATGAAGCGCACCGTGCCGGGCCGCCGGTTCGAGGCCGTGGGCGACAACCCGGAGGCCGCAGGGCTGGCCGGCCTGCGCGTGCGGCGCCACCAGCTCGCCGCCTACGTCTGGGCGTCCCTGCTCTACGGCACCGCGGGCATCCTCCTGGCCGGCATCGTGACCACGCCGGGCGCGTTCCAGGGCGACACGCTGCTGCTGCCGTCGGTCGCGGCCGTCGTGCTGGGCGGAACTTCCCTGCTCGGCGGCAAGGGCAGCCCGGTCGCCAGCGCGATCGCCGCCTTGTTCCTCAGCCAGCTCGACCAGTTCGTGCTGACGCTCGGCGTCAGCGCGGCGACGAACAACATCGTCCAGGCACTCGCGCTCGCCGCGGGTGTCGCCGTCTACACCGTGAACTGGGCCGCCGTGCGCGGCTGGTTCCGCCGTGTCCCCGCTCCCCGGACCCAGCAGTAG
- a CDS encoding substrate-binding domain-containing protein, with product MSPQSLRRSLLAGLASLALVTTACTVDDGGSTSAEGGKPANANVPAWCGSKQITLGLADGFGDNNWRKVTTAEAKAEVAKCPNVTSFTYTDGQGNTQKAISDIQGLVAKGTQAIVVFPDAGQAVLPALRSAYKAGVVTVPYRVNPGGTPGQDYDAFVSTNFEQAGVLWGQWLVKALNGKGKVLNLGGPAANSQSLDEYKGMQSVLKDHPGIQFVGTTPYEVTNWDAAQTQRVITAALAKNPEIDAITTDFGAALASSFSAFTSAGRKIPAIATEDANQLACNWQQQKDGGNPFQLFTVSSQNAMSRLAIDVAVAKATGGVVPKDLVYPQSAFEDSISGQPHPVTCDKELPSDAFVSSSLSKADQTAALK from the coding sequence ATGTCTCCCCAGTCCCTTCGCCGGTCGTTGCTCGCCGGCTTGGCTTCCCTCGCCCTCGTCACCACCGCCTGCACGGTGGACGACGGCGGCTCGACCAGCGCCGAAGGCGGCAAACCCGCCAACGCGAACGTGCCGGCGTGGTGCGGTTCGAAGCAGATCACCCTCGGCCTGGCCGACGGCTTCGGCGACAACAACTGGCGCAAGGTCACCACGGCCGAAGCCAAGGCCGAGGTCGCGAAGTGCCCCAACGTCACGTCCTTCACCTACACCGACGGCCAGGGCAACACCCAGAAGGCCATTTCGGACATCCAGGGCCTCGTCGCCAAGGGCACGCAGGCGATCGTGGTCTTCCCGGACGCCGGCCAGGCGGTGCTGCCCGCTCTTCGCAGTGCCTACAAGGCGGGCGTGGTCACCGTGCCGTACCGGGTCAACCCGGGCGGCACACCCGGCCAGGACTACGACGCGTTCGTGAGCACGAACTTCGAGCAGGCCGGCGTGCTGTGGGGTCAGTGGCTCGTGAAGGCGCTCAATGGCAAGGGCAAGGTGCTCAACCTCGGCGGCCCGGCCGCGAACTCGCAGAGCCTCGACGAGTACAAGGGCATGCAGAGCGTGCTCAAGGACCACCCGGGCATCCAGTTCGTCGGCACCACGCCGTACGAGGTGACCAACTGGGACGCCGCGCAGACCCAGCGCGTGATCACCGCGGCGCTGGCCAAGAACCCGGAGATCGACGCGATCACCACCGACTTCGGTGCCGCGCTGGCGAGTTCCTTCTCCGCGTTCACCTCGGCCGGGCGCAAGATCCCGGCGATCGCGACCGAGGACGCCAACCAGCTCGCCTGCAACTGGCAGCAGCAGAAGGACGGCGGCAACCCGTTCCAGCTGTTCACCGTCTCCTCGCAGAACGCGATGTCGCGTCTGGCGATCGACGTCGCGGTGGCCAAGGCGACCGGCGGTGTGGTGCCGAAGGACCTGGTGTACCCGCAGAGCGCGTTCGAGGACTCGATCTCCGGGCAGCCGCACCCCGTCACGTGCGACAAGGAGCTCCCGAGCGACGCGTTCGTGTCCAGCTCGCTGTCCAAAGCGGACCAGACCGCGGCCCTGAAGTAG
- a CDS encoding ABC transporter permease subunit translates to MLRLIVGRELASAFPEKYTDLADAKVALEVEGLSGEGFHDARLVAHHGEIVGLAGIVGNGQSEFLRALAGLRPSTGRIVLDGVPLRGRDLVRSTAYMPADRHRESLLPAMSVRENAAVSALPSFAGGGVVSGERERVGVDAELAKLSVKTASRETNVMALSGGNQQKVVMARALLAAPRLLLADEPTQGVDVGARSEIYTIMRDIAASGVPVVVVSSDAKELEGFCDRVVVFSRGHVVAELTGEDVTEEKITGSVVNATTLRSDAPAAKKAVPPKPAPSTRRVPMAERLRDLAKGDYAPSIVLALVILALGGYTFAHNVRFLAPFNVTSLLTLLTALAFISLGQTIVIMTGGIDLSVGPLAGLLVVIASFFVTDGHSPLLVALAFVIMLVVAAGSGVLNGVLIRFGGFTAVAATLTLYIGLQGVSLLLRPFQGGFISTSVTDAITATVGFVPVAFLVAVVVAVGLELALRFTAWGRGLRAAGSNEGSARRLGVKVNRVHVLAYLGCAVLTFCGALLLMAQIGVGDPTQGVSYTLSSITAVVLGGASLAGGRGSFIGTLLGAALIQEVLNATTFLNLSQSWQYFFQGILILVAAAIYTRVRRRTPALV, encoded by the coding sequence ATGCTGCGCCTGATCGTCGGGCGCGAGCTCGCGTCGGCGTTCCCGGAGAAGTACACCGATCTGGCCGACGCGAAGGTCGCACTGGAGGTCGAAGGCCTGTCCGGCGAGGGTTTCCACGACGCGCGGCTCGTCGCGCACCACGGGGAGATCGTCGGGCTCGCCGGCATCGTCGGCAACGGCCAGAGCGAGTTCCTGCGCGCGCTGGCGGGGCTGCGCCCGTCGACGGGCCGGATCGTGCTCGACGGCGTGCCGCTGCGCGGCCGGGACCTCGTTCGCTCGACCGCGTACATGCCGGCCGACCGGCACCGTGAAAGCCTGCTGCCGGCGATGTCGGTGCGCGAGAACGCGGCCGTCAGCGCATTGCCCTCGTTCGCCGGCGGGGGAGTGGTCTCCGGCGAGCGCGAACGAGTCGGAGTGGACGCCGAGCTGGCCAAGCTCTCGGTCAAGACCGCTTCGCGCGAGACGAACGTGATGGCGCTCTCTGGCGGCAACCAGCAGAAGGTGGTGATGGCGCGCGCCCTGCTCGCCGCGCCGCGGCTGCTGCTGGCCGACGAGCCGACCCAAGGTGTCGACGTCGGCGCCCGGTCGGAGATCTACACGATCATGCGCGACATCGCCGCGTCCGGGGTGCCGGTGGTCGTGGTGTCGTCCGATGCCAAGGAGCTGGAAGGGTTCTGCGACCGGGTCGTGGTGTTCTCGCGCGGCCACGTCGTCGCCGAGCTCACCGGCGAGGACGTCACCGAGGAGAAGATCACCGGCTCGGTCGTCAACGCCACCACACTGCGCAGCGACGCGCCGGCGGCGAAGAAGGCCGTACCGCCCAAGCCGGCTCCGTCGACCCGCCGGGTCCCGATGGCCGAGCGGCTGCGTGACCTGGCCAAGGGCGACTACGCGCCGAGCATCGTGCTCGCGCTGGTCATCCTCGCGCTCGGCGGCTACACCTTCGCCCACAACGTGCGATTCCTCGCGCCGTTCAACGTCACCTCCCTGCTGACGCTGCTCACGGCGCTGGCGTTCATCAGTCTGGGCCAGACGATCGTGATCATGACCGGCGGGATCGACCTGTCCGTCGGGCCACTCGCCGGGCTGCTGGTGGTGATCGCGTCGTTTTTCGTCACCGACGGCCACTCGCCGCTCCTCGTGGCGCTCGCGTTCGTGATCATGCTCGTGGTGGCCGCCGGGTCCGGGGTGCTCAACGGGGTGCTGATCCGCTTCGGTGGGTTCACCGCGGTCGCCGCGACCCTGACCCTCTACATCGGACTGCAGGGCGTTTCCCTGTTGCTGCGGCCGTTCCAGGGCGGGTTCATCAGCACGTCGGTCACCGACGCGATCACCGCGACGGTCGGGTTCGTGCCGGTCGCGTTCCTCGTGGCGGTGGTGGTCGCCGTCGGGCTGGAGCTGGCGCTGCGGTTCACCGCCTGGGGCCGCGGCCTGCGGGCGGCCGGCTCGAACGAGGGGTCCGCGCGGCGCCTGGGTGTGAAGGTGAACCGGGTCCACGTGCTGGCCTACCTCGGCTGCGCCGTTCTGACGTTCTGCGGCGCGCTGCTGCTGATGGCCCAGATCGGCGTCGGCGACCCGACGCAGGGCGTGAGCTACACGCTCTCCAGCATCACCGCGGTCGTGCTGGGCGGGGCGAGCCTCGCCGGCGGGCGCGGGTCGTTCATCGGGACGCTGCTCGGTGCCGCGCTCATCCAGGAAGTCCTCAACGCGACCACGTTCCTGAACCTGAGCCAGAGCTGGCAGTACTTCTTCCAGGGAATCCTGATCCTCGTCGCGGCGGCGATCTACACCCGGGTGCGCCGCCGGACCCCGGCCCTGGTCTGA
- a CDS encoding SDR family oxidoreductase, which translates to MTETALVVGVTGIAGAAVATRLVERGWAVTGVSRRSESGVAGVRSVRADLEDAAALSAALADTKPTHVFLTAWSRRPTEAENIDVNAGIVRNVLAAATAGGAVRHVALMTGLKHYLGPFEAYAAGVTPDTPFHEDEARLDVPNFYYAQEDELFAAAERHGFTWSVHRAHTVIGHAVGNAMNMGMTLAVYAAVCRETGRDFRFPGSEVQWNGITDMTDAGLLADQMVWAATAENGRDEAFNIANGDVFRWRWMWPRLAKLLGVTPAGFDGKPAPLEEQMADAGPAWRRIAERHGLREADLTRVASWWHTDSDLGRPIECLTDMSKSRKAGFTGYTSTLDSFARLFETLRAERIIPPAATE; encoded by the coding sequence GTGACCGAAACAGCACTCGTCGTCGGGGTCACCGGCATCGCCGGGGCCGCGGTGGCCACCCGGCTGGTCGAGCGCGGCTGGGCGGTGACCGGGGTGTCCCGCCGCAGCGAATCCGGCGTCGCCGGCGTCCGCTCGGTCCGCGCCGACCTCGAGGACGCGGCCGCGCTGAGCGCCGCGCTCGCGGACACGAAACCGACGCACGTCTTCCTCACCGCGTGGTCGCGCCGCCCCACCGAAGCGGAGAACATCGACGTCAACGCCGGCATCGTGCGCAACGTGCTGGCAGCGGCCACCGCGGGCGGCGCGGTGCGGCACGTCGCGCTGATGACCGGGCTGAAGCACTACCTCGGGCCGTTCGAGGCCTACGCCGCCGGGGTCACGCCGGACACGCCGTTCCACGAGGACGAGGCGCGGCTCGACGTGCCGAACTTCTACTACGCGCAAGAGGACGAGCTGTTCGCGGCCGCCGAGCGGCACGGCTTCACCTGGAGCGTGCACCGGGCGCACACCGTCATCGGCCACGCCGTCGGCAACGCCATGAACATGGGGATGACGCTGGCGGTCTACGCGGCCGTCTGCCGGGAGACCGGGCGGGACTTCCGTTTCCCCGGCTCGGAGGTCCAGTGGAACGGCATCACCGACATGACCGACGCCGGGCTGCTGGCCGACCAGATGGTGTGGGCGGCCACCGCCGAGAACGGGCGCGACGAGGCGTTCAACATCGCCAACGGCGACGTGTTCCGCTGGCGCTGGATGTGGCCGCGCCTCGCGAAACTGCTCGGGGTCACGCCGGCCGGGTTCGACGGCAAGCCCGCGCCGCTGGAGGAGCAGATGGCCGACGCCGGCCCGGCCTGGCGCCGGATCGCCGAGCGCCACGGGCTGCGCGAAGCGGACCTCACCCGCGTCGCGTCGTGGTGGCACACCGACAGCGACCTCGGCCGGCCCATCGAGTGCCTCACCGACATGAGCAAGAGCCGCAAGGCGGGGTTCACGGGCTACACCAGCACGCTCGACTCCTTCGCCCGGCTCTTCGAGACCTTGCGCGCGGAGCGGATCATCCCGCCCGCCGCGACCGAATGA
- a CDS encoding cupin domain-containing protein produces the protein MDDRIGPALREARIRQKRTLRGVALATGLSASLLSQVETGKSQPSVSTLYTLVSHLGLSLDEVLGLEVAGHRAKAGPGSRPVALEPGAAATTIQRAADNPVLDMDNGVRWERLAIAGSRSVEPLLVTYEPGASSSVDGGLMRHPGMEHAYLLDGELTLRFESDEHVLRAGDSFSFHSDRPHLYVNHTGAPARGLWFVVGRTGSARPRDWLAEPPAELFELLGHPHPATSDER, from the coding sequence GTGGACGACCGGATCGGCCCTGCCCTGCGCGAAGCGCGGATCAGGCAGAAGCGCACCCTGCGCGGCGTGGCCCTGGCCACGGGGCTCTCGGCGAGCCTGCTGTCGCAGGTCGAGACCGGCAAGTCGCAACCGTCCGTGAGCACGCTCTACACGCTGGTCAGCCACCTCGGACTGTCGCTGGACGAAGTACTCGGCCTCGAGGTCGCCGGCCATCGCGCGAAGGCCGGGCCCGGCAGCCGCCCGGTCGCCCTCGAGCCCGGCGCAGCCGCCACCACCATCCAGCGCGCCGCCGACAACCCCGTGCTGGACATGGACAACGGCGTGCGCTGGGAACGCCTGGCGATCGCCGGCTCGCGGTCGGTGGAACCCCTGCTGGTGACGTACGAGCCCGGCGCGAGCAGCTCCGTCGACGGCGGGCTGATGCGCCACCCCGGCATGGAGCACGCCTACCTCCTCGACGGCGAGCTCACGCTGCGGTTCGAGTCCGACGAGCACGTGCTGCGCGCCGGCGACTCGTTCTCCTTCCACTCCGACCGCCCGCACCTCTACGTCAACCACACCGGCGCGCCCGCGCGGGGCCTGTGGTTCGTCGTCGGGCGCACCGGCTCCGCCCGGCCGCGCGACTGGCTCGCCGAGCCGCCGGCCGAACTGTTCGAGCTGCTCGGCCACCCACACCCGGCGACGAGCGACGAGCGCTGA
- a CDS encoding SDR family NAD(P)-dependent oxidoreductase — translation MPARLTDRTVVVTGAGRGIGAALARGMAAEGAALVVTDRDEPEAAAVAQAIRDSGGRAVHRRVDVVERDDVRAAIELAVSEFGRLDAYFNNAGFNEPEKFLDITEAVWERIFRVNAFGVVLGSQEAARQFIRQGGGGKIVNTASIAGRQGFASFAPYCASKAAVISLTQSGARSLAEHGITVNAFAPGVVRTPLWDKLDRDLERIGEGDAGFAAMAGDIILGRPAEPEDLVPTAVFLAGPDSDYITGQVIPIEGGMVLV, via the coding sequence ATGCCGGCTCGGCTGACCGACAGAACCGTGGTGGTGACCGGCGCGGGCCGGGGGATCGGCGCCGCCCTCGCCCGCGGGATGGCGGCCGAGGGCGCCGCGCTGGTCGTCACCGACCGCGACGAACCCGAAGCCGCCGCGGTGGCTCAGGCCATTCGCGACAGTGGCGGACGCGCCGTGCACCGCCGTGTCGACGTGGTCGAACGTGACGACGTGCGCGCCGCGATCGAGCTCGCCGTGAGCGAGTTCGGCCGGCTCGACGCGTACTTCAACAACGCGGGGTTCAACGAGCCGGAGAAGTTCCTCGACATCACCGAAGCCGTGTGGGAGCGCATCTTCCGCGTCAACGCGTTCGGGGTCGTGCTCGGCAGCCAGGAGGCCGCTCGCCAGTTCATCCGGCAGGGCGGTGGCGGCAAGATCGTGAACACGGCCTCGATCGCCGGCCGCCAGGGCTTTGCGAGCTTCGCGCCCTACTGCGCGAGCAAGGCCGCGGTGATCTCGTTGACCCAGTCGGGCGCCCGCTCGCTCGCGGAGCACGGCATCACCGTCAACGCGTTCGCGCCCGGCGTGGTGCGGACCCCGTTGTGGGACAAGCTCGACCGCGACCTCGAGCGCATCGGGGAAGGCGACGCCGGGTTCGCCGCGATGGCCGGGGACATCATCCTCGGCCGCCCCGCCGAACCCGAGGACCTGGTGCCCACGGCCGTGTTCCTCGCCGGCCCCGACTCCGACTACATCACCGGGCAGGTGATCCCGATCGAGGGCGGGATGGTCCTCGTCTGA
- a CDS encoding M24 family metallopeptidase, whose amino-acid sequence MPIATFGPNAVDWETRIDHERLRTQRLQRLREQLDKSSLGAVLAFDFANIRYMSATHIGTWAMDKLIRFSLLTRTTDPIVWDFGSAAKHHELYNPWLATTTAEADADPHAPHHGAVRPRAESGARAGISTLRGAFHPDAGIADDVAAKIKRELEKFGLLNEPLGVDVIELPILAALQRAGITVTDGQQVFMEARRVKTTDEISLLTQAASMVDAAYDDLYQFLRPGVRENECVGLVSKSLYDLGSEYVEGVNAISGERCSPHPHVFSDRLIRPGDPAFFDILHSHQGYRTCYYRTFAVGSASRAQRDAYVRAREYMDHAIALVRPGATTADIVSVWPTAQEFGFADEEAAFALQYGHGVGLSIWEKPIFSRLVSLEHPEVLEVGNVFALETYWPSADGIGAARIEEELVVTPEGCEVITKFPAEDLLVAGPRYIAVNGPLSTARESQSHLNTPAGRGEATA is encoded by the coding sequence ATGCCGATCGCCACGTTCGGGCCCAACGCCGTCGACTGGGAGACCCGGATCGACCACGAACGCCTGCGCACCCAACGCCTGCAGCGCCTGCGCGAGCAGCTGGACAAGTCGAGCCTCGGCGCCGTCCTCGCGTTCGACTTCGCCAACATCCGCTACATGTCCGCCACCCACATCGGCACGTGGGCCATGGACAAGCTCATCCGGTTCTCGCTGCTGACCCGCACCACCGATCCCATCGTGTGGGACTTCGGGTCCGCGGCCAAGCACCACGAGCTCTACAACCCGTGGCTCGCCACCACGACCGCCGAGGCCGACGCCGACCCGCACGCGCCGCACCACGGCGCGGTCCGGCCGCGCGCCGAGTCCGGGGCCCGCGCCGGGATCTCCACGCTGCGCGGCGCGTTCCACCCGGACGCGGGCATCGCCGACGACGTCGCCGCGAAGATCAAGCGCGAGCTGGAGAAGTTCGGGCTGCTCAACGAACCGCTCGGCGTCGACGTGATCGAGCTGCCGATCCTCGCCGCCCTGCAGCGCGCGGGCATCACGGTCACCGACGGGCAGCAGGTCTTCATGGAGGCCCGGCGCGTGAAGACCACCGACGAGATCTCGCTGCTGACCCAGGCGGCCTCGATGGTCGACGCCGCCTACGACGACCTGTATCAGTTCCTGCGCCCGGGCGTGCGGGAGAACGAGTGCGTGGGGCTGGTCTCGAAGTCGCTCTACGACCTCGGCTCGGAGTACGTGGAGGGTGTCAACGCGATCTCCGGCGAGCGCTGCTCGCCGCACCCGCACGTGTTCTCCGACCGGCTGATCCGGCCTGGGGACCCCGCGTTCTTCGACATCCTGCACAGCCACCAGGGCTACCGCACCTGCTATTACCGCACGTTCGCGGTCGGTTCGGCCAGCCGCGCGCAGCGCGACGCCTATGTGCGGGCCCGCGAGTACATGGACCACGCCATCGCGCTGGTGCGCCCGGGCGCCACGACGGCGGACATCGTGTCGGTGTGGCCCACCGCGCAGGAGTTCGGGTTCGCCGACGAGGAAGCCGCGTTCGCCCTGCAGTACGGGCACGGGGTCGGGCTGTCCATCTGGGAGAAGCCGATCTTCTCGCGCCTGGTCTCGCTGGAGCACCCCGAGGTGCTGGAGGTCGGGAACGTGTTCGCGCTCGAGACGTACTGGCCCTCGGCCGACGGCATCGGGGCGGCCCGGATCGAGGAAGAGCTGGTGGTGACCCCCGAGGGCTGCGAGGTGATCACCAAGTTCCCGGCCGAGGACCTGCTGGTCGCGGGCCCCCGCTACATCGCCGTGAACGGCCCGCTCTCCACTGCGCGCGAGTCCCAGTCGCACCTCAACACGCCCGCCGGCCGCGGCGAAGCCACCGCCTGA
- a CDS encoding zinc-dependent alcohol dehydrogenase: MKALRFTAADAVSVDELEVPRIAADEVLVAARSVGICHSDVELLEGRYIIPFSYPVIPGHEWSGQIVETGADVTEFAPGDRVVGECVIGDDHFGFSISGAAAEFFVAKPAWLHRLPDSLSFTDGALVEPFSCGYHALMKAGNVNASDTVVVFGAGPIGLGVTAGAAALGARTITVEPAAGRAEAARKLGAEVVLDPTAGPIAEQVAEATGGAGGTVVIEATGRPSVMADVLDVAAHGARVVYVGIDVGGSAPAKLGLIQSKELSIRGIIGSPGVWPETLRFLDRAGLDLSDLVTGRFPVERAAEAITASRDTAKNIKVHLEFGAAR; the protein is encoded by the coding sequence ATGAAAGCCCTGAGGTTCACCGCGGCGGACGCGGTGTCCGTCGACGAGCTGGAGGTACCGCGGATCGCCGCCGACGAGGTGCTGGTCGCGGCCCGTTCGGTCGGCATCTGCCACTCCGACGTCGAGCTGCTCGAAGGCCGCTACATCATCCCGTTCTCCTACCCGGTGATCCCGGGCCACGAGTGGTCCGGCCAGATCGTCGAAACCGGAGCCGACGTCACGGAGTTCGCGCCCGGCGACCGCGTGGTGGGCGAGTGCGTGATCGGCGACGACCACTTCGGCTTCTCGATCAGCGGTGCGGCGGCGGAGTTTTTCGTCGCCAAACCCGCGTGGCTGCACCGGCTGCCCGATTCGCTGTCCTTCACCGACGGCGCGCTCGTCGAACCGTTCAGCTGCGGGTACCACGCGCTGATGAAGGCGGGCAACGTCAACGCCAGTGACACGGTGGTGGTGTTCGGCGCCGGCCCGATCGGTCTCGGTGTCACCGCGGGCGCCGCGGCGCTGGGCGCGCGCACGATCACCGTCGAGCCGGCGGCCGGGCGCGCGGAGGCGGCGCGCAAGCTCGGCGCCGAGGTCGTGCTCGACCCGACGGCCGGGCCGATCGCGGAGCAGGTGGCCGAGGCGACCGGCGGCGCCGGGGGCACCGTGGTGATCGAGGCGACGGGCCGGCCGTCGGTGATGGCCGACGTGCTCGACGTCGCCGCGCACGGCGCGCGGGTCGTGTACGTCGGTATCGACGTGGGCGGCAGCGCACCGGCGAAGCTGGGCCTGATCCAGTCGAAGGAGCTGAGCATCCGCGGCATCATCGGCTCGCCGGGAGTGTGGCCGGAGACGCTGCGCTTCCTCGATCGTGCCGGGCTCGACCTGTCCGACCTGGTGACCGGCCGGTTCCCCGTGGAGCGGGCCGCGGAGGCGATCACCGCCTCGCGCGACACCGCGAAGAACATCAAGGTGCACCTCGAGTTCGGGGCCGCGCGGTGA